The genomic interval TGAGTATTGTCACGCTTGCTCATTCCTGATTGGAGAAATAAGCCTTGTTGCAACTGCCCCATGTAGTCACTCTCCCCTACTTTTTCCCCCTCAATTAACCCGGCCAAGGTTTGCTCAGTAACAAACTATTCTCaattatgtaatgtaatggttATATAATGTTCACTTAGCAATTTTATTAGGTAATATAGTACAATGCCCTGCTGTCATTcgtttatataatttatacatCACATATAAAGTTTTTCTGTTATCAAGAACTAGAGAAATGACCCGAGAAGTCAAATTGGAGAGGCAGAAAGCTTCACATGTTTACAATGTTCCAAGTGTTTTAGAGTCCAATAATCCTAGCTGTTCACAGGCTTGTCTATAATTGATGGATTGATGGTGTCCAACATTCTTCTGGCTTCATACCTCGTATCATGTAGATTGATCGCACAGGAAATGCAGCTCAGCAGATTTTGCTGGCTAGAGGAACTTTTTCCTCTCGAGCTGTgatgatgaagagagatgataACACCCCGTCCTTACTCTGAACTTTTTCTGTGTGGTGtggcttgttttctttttcagttaACTTGGGCTAGATAAACCGTAGAAATGTAGCTGAGGGATGTAAGCATTActgcttcacagctccaggctCTTTAATCTGATCTTGCACAAAGTTTAGAGTTATTTTCAACTATCAATCTGTCCAAGTGTGAATGTGTCCCATGGTGATTATCCAGGGTGTGACcccatgtgtttgtttttctcagaATTCAGCATTACTCCAGCATGAATAGGATGTAGGATATATGACTAATGAAATATTAACCAGCGTGTGTAGAGTTAATTTATGTGATATATACTGTAAGGAATTCCACACTGTTACTTTGCCAAGACTCTCTGAGAAAGCACTAATAACTGCTGCATTGAGACATTCATGCTGCACATCCCAAAGGTTCCCAAGTTCACTGAACCAGATTGAAATGACTTGTGCCTTGTGGCATGGCACATTATCTTTGCTGGAAGTAGTCATTATAAGACTCATTTGTGGTCATGAATGGATGCACATGGTCAATAACAATATTGAGACTGTCAGGGTGTGTCATTCAAACAATACTTCATTGATATTAACCACCCCAAGAAGCAatcccacaccattacaccattactgACTTATTGTTATGAAACAATTTAGTTGGAACAAATATATACTTCATTATTGACCTCAAAGTGAAGTGTTTCCTTTTGTTGTGCTTAATAGCTCTTGGAAACATAaaaacagtttttgcacatagtTGGAATATAACCCAGTGAGATATTTTTGTATTCTGAGGTGAACTTCACTGaggcattttaaaaaatagaagaaagtatatatgtataaagcATTAATCACAGAGTATGAAGCTACATATGAAATAACTTTAGAAAGCATTGTGTATCAATGTGCACATTGTATTATTATGGACTCTGCTCTTTTCTAACCACTCTTTTATTATGTTGCAAGAAAGATAAATGCTTGTTTATGGGGCATTTTTACTAGTATCTGATCATAAATTTATGACAgtcataaaatgaaaaaatgcacTTTACATAATAAACCAAAAAAGGTGACAACCCTGAATCTATCCTGATGTCCACTGTTTCTtccagacaaacacagacagactggAAAAGCAGTGGTTAAGCAGGACAACAGGATGAGGTGCCTCAGGGATGTCTGTTTAGTCCTCTTGGCCTTTATATTTGCCTCCAGAGCGGATATACACAGAGAGCAAGCACTGAGGCTGATGTCTGAGGCGCCACTGATCGATGGGTAAGAAAATCACCATAAGGTGACATACAATAATCACAAAATTACATAGATCAGTCCATAGTCAAAAAAAGTACTACATTATTATCCAAATGTAAATTCtgacatcacacagacacaatgaTTTGCCATGGCAACTGTGGATGAAGTTTAACAATCAGCTAAACACAGTGGATCTGCACCAACTCAATTCCACCCACaccaacataaaaaaaatcaaagacgGGCACTTGGCAGCACAGGTATGTGAATACACATGTAAAGAAATAGTAAAAGTACTCCACGTGTTACTCAAATTAAAGTGCTGGTAAAACTTGAAGTACGGCTTGAATTCCTTTACttaatttaatgtaaaaatgaTGAGCTTTTAAATGTACTTATTTTAGTGTGAaaataaaactacaaaaaagattcacaaaagaaaaagatgtgCCTGTTTCACAAAGGATGAACTAAAGAACATAGGAAAACATTAGCTAAGGATAGTTACAGTACTTGGTTCATATGGCTTgtttttatgaaaaataaactttgctgcattttttcccttattatttatttttaaatactccAAATTTGAGACCCAGTCAAAATAAAGTCTTGTGAAAATCTATATTTGGCCAAAatatatcaggtaacatggtaATCTCCATAATCAACATCCAACAAGCAGAAACACCTAGCCATTATCTAGCCGAACGAaccattatctttttttttattattatttattttttatttttatattttttatttattcattatttttagtgtttgaaattttttttaaatacttttattttttataacatttgaattatatacattatacacaaaaatatatattgaaataattacattttaattgttttaatttgttatattacatttatttacaatattcattttattttatttttcattacttGACTATGTTGTTTCTCACATTATGTCTCGCTTGTTAACCAGCTTGATAACTCTGATGATACAAACTAGCTGAGTGCTGATAGACTCAATAGATTATGGTCATTATGGTTTCATTCTTAACTCTCATTAGCTCATCTGATGTACAACCATCTCATCTGATGTACAACAATAATATTATGGACATGTAGTAAGTAGAAAGTGGaggatttttcttttgaaatgttGTAAAGCCAAAGTTATGAGGTAAAACAAAAACCCAAGTACAGACTCAATAATGTAAGAGCTGTAATTCTGCTGTGCTTTTGTACTTCCCACCTCTTCATGTATACTCATGCAAACATATACACGTACGTGTCTGTTCTTGTTCTACAGTTCTGGGCTGCATATGTCCCATGTGACACTCAGTATAAAGATGCCGTTAGACACACCTTGGAGCAGATTGATATTATTCACAGAATGTGTAACAAATATCCTGAGGACTTTATGTTTGCCTCCAGCAGTCAAGGTAGCATAACATTCCCTTGACTCATTCTTTCTGTGTTTGAATTCTTTCTGCATTTGTATCGTATATGCAAttgtatttgtacatttatgttTTCTTTACCTGTGGAAAACTGGTAGCTCGCATAATGAGTTTGCACTTAgctagatagataaatagatagatgttTATATGGCGGTGAGGTAGCGgtagctcagtgtttactgatcatgagttcaaatcccagctctGACTAGCTGCCACTGCTATGCCCTTGAACAaagcccttaatcctcaactgCTGGTTTgtttaaatgagataaatgtaagtgacttacttacttactcctTACTTAACCATATTCATGATTATACATGGAACACTGTGCAATGGCTGCTGTTTTAACTATaacatattgaaaaaaaaaaaaattaatataaacctcaTTTAGGTTACTGTCAGAACTATTCCCAAAGCTTCTTTTATGTATCACATGTACATAACTGCACAGTGAATTcgttcttcgcatatcccatccttggaggaaTGGGATCAGAGCTTAGGGCCAGCCATGTTGCAGCGCTCTTGGAGCAGGGGTGTTGGGGGCCTTACTGAAGGGCATAACGATGGCAGCTTGTCGGTGCTGTTGCTTgaatcttctgatcaacaacccagagccttaactacttaaGCTACCACCGCCCTCAAATGAAACATCACTTTCTGATTTGCAAATTCAACAACACTGTGGTACAATgtgaaacagaagaagaagattagaTGTAGAACTAGAGTAGTAGAGCTTCATAATATTGGTCTTGGATATTCTTTGCATTCTTTACAATATTTGTCTTCCACTTCCAGACATACTGGACGCCTTTGCCAACAATAAGACAGCGAGCTTGATTGGGGTGGAAGGAGGTCACTCAATAGATAGCAGTATGGGAACTTTGCGCACTATGTATCAGCTGGGTGTCCGTTATCTGACCCTCACACATAGCTGCAATACACCCTGGTGAGCTCATAAACATATTTTGGTAATATTTAAGATTTCATCAGTCATATCTCCACTGAGATTTCAGTTTCTCACCCTATGCATTAACAGAAACAGGTTCTTGCTGAATGTGTGTAATAATGCGAAAAGAAAAGCATTATTCTCATGAAAAGATGTTTAATCTTCCAGGGTGGATAACTGGATGGTGGACACAGGCTCAGATCCTGTGGAGCACAATGGCCTGAGTGAGTTTGGCAAGGTCAGCATGTGATATAGTAACACTGCAGTTTCTCTCACTTCATTATAATATTTGTTGAAGACAACACTTCCTTCTATCATTTCAGAGTGTGGCTTTAACACTGTATTGTTAATATCGTAAATGGATATTAAGCTGAACATTAAGCTATGTTCCAAATCATCCTTTAAAACCATCTATCACTGTTCTTACCATTTTAAATTTTCTTAAATGATAATACAtttgttaaatgtgtttttcaaCATAGCTTTTTACTagcattttctttattatttttattatttttaaatatctttatttttgtataatgttcttaaatctatttttctattacgtattattttattatagtttcttatagttttgtttttgctatgttttttttttcttattactgTTGTGgcacatttcttttcattttcagttcaTTTAATAGCAgttgttttactttttatttttgtactcACATTttgctatatatttttttttaccttttttattacttagctatattttttttaccttttttattaCTTAGCTATAATTTTTAGCATTaaaactgataataataatagtaataataataattttcaacaTACATATTTGccttttttcactttaatttgtatAATTATCTTTGATTCCTCTTTGAAACTTggctgtttatatatgcaaGGTTTAGTATTATGTTAagttattcatattattatgaCTCCCAGGTGAAGCAACACTTTATAAACCTCTTTACACAGCGTCTGATTGCTGAAATGAACCGCATGGGCATGCTGGTAGACCTGGCTCACGTGTCGGAACAGGTGATGAACGAAGTGCTGGAGATCTCCCAAGCCCCCATCATCTTCAGCCACTCTTCTGCCTATAGCATCTGTCCTCACAAAAGAAATGTCCCAGATCACATCCTGGAGAAAGTGGTAAGCTTTAAGCTTGTGACGTAGAAAAATGTATTAGCATGCCTGTGATCACTTTATCGGACACAACAAAGATAATAAAATTAATCCACCTGAACAGCAATGAGCAGGATATTGTATatattgttgatgttgtttaACATGGTACTTATTTGCAGTTCTTTGTAACTGCCTGCCAATTACAAAATGCAGGGGTTTCCAAACTTCTAGTCACTGTGACCTTATTTCATTGTTGCAGAGAGACAAAAACGGGATTGTCATGGTGAACTTCTATAATGACTACGTCACATGTAGCCCACAGGCCAGCCTCTCGCATGTGGCAGGTGAGTCAGACACACAGTGAGGAACTAACATATTTAAACTCTCAGTGGTTAAACTTTATTTTCCACTTCCTCTCTTGTTTCATGGAAAGATCACTTTGACCACATCAAGAAAATTGCTGGCTCCAGCAGTGTGGGGTTTGGTGGCGATTATGACGGGGTGACCAggtaaaaacataaacataaaaactaaacatctaaacataaaaacatgagTTTATCATGTTTAGATGAGCTATAAAAACAAACCATGTGACGTTCTGCCATGAAAGAGGAGCTGATTGTGGCAGTAAGCAGAAGTTACAGATTCTTTAGGTTTAATGGTCCATACTGTACCaaacagtaaaaataaactgtgaaacaaaataaaatatcttagCAAGTCCCCTTTTACAGTGAATTTTAATTGTGTTCTTTTTCCACTTACCCTTTTACaagcattttaattttatttatttatttagactttgtttttaattgtggcatttaaaaatattattattatgttttttttcactcacATATTGTGACAcagttttttctctttttattttattttgtttttatttaatcgcaaaattaaaaaaaatatatagattatttagCTATAGTTTCATTTTCTCACATTTTTCTAGCAAATTTTGAAACACATTTCTATCTGTTTTAATTgcagaattatttttttcatttgtaaaataaaaaaaaaaaaagactttactATTTAGCTATTTTAACCTACATATTATAgcactttatttttatcttttgcaTTGAATTTTTCCATTCTGTTTTGAAAGGCAAACTTTTGTTGTATTCGCTTTTAAATAGCcattcttttcctcttttttattttaacattgttTTTAGTGCAGCTTTCAAAAATTATAAAACGATATAATTTCAGTTTAGGGCGACATTTTACCTCATTTATGGTCTCATTTGCGTCTTTTATTGGCAGGCTGTTATATATGGTATGTCATATATACTTTCACCATGAGCAAGAATATTCACACTTTTAAAGAAATGCTGTCACTCGCTGACTCTCCGTTTGAAGCAGACTATTCAGGCGtagattttaattttacaaatttaAGGTGCAGCTTATAGCATTAGAAGCTCTACCAACCTACAAAATACAACCTAATATTTTGCTATTTCAAAAATTCCTTTAATTGACCAGTAGTTGATCTTTTGGGCATTTATTGGTCCAgattttacaaatgtttttctCTAAAATATCCAGAACAGAGGGggggtgtactttctttttcccatGACTGCATCTGGTACAGAGGTGAGAGTCagggtggtgcagtgtgtaacattgtCGTCTCACAGCTCTCAGGGTCTTCATTTTGTTCCTGTTTGTTTCTCCTTGTGTCCATAAATAGTCTAATTGAGACTAAATTGTCTCGAGGTattaatgaatgtgtgtgtgtctgggtccACCGTGACCCTGTCttggataaagcagttactgtgGAAGAAGGAATGAATGGTACACAGGCCTATTGTTTTATGGCCAACAGAGATCTCTATTTTTCAATACAGCTGAAGCTCAACtccatttggcagatgctgtTATCCAAAGCGTCTTACAGAAATGCTTTGTAGTGTGTCAATAAATACAACCACAATGAACGTTTGCCTTGCTGTCATGCCCCAGACTTTGAGTTGCACACCTGATCCCAGTAATTGGTAAACTGCAAACACACCAAAAACCAGGCACATTTTCCAAGCCTTCACTATTGAGTGTGTTCTAGTCTGGTTGTGGCCATGTGTGTTAATTAGTCAAAGTTAAGGTGAGATAATGCTTCATGAAGAAACTTACTGTGCTGTGGTTCTTTCTTCTCTATACTAAACCTATACTCTGGACCAATAAGTCTTTATTTGACTTTGAGATTATAGACAATAACACATGTGAAACAAAGAAGCTCCAGCATAACCTCAGCACCTTTCGGATTTGCCCATTTGTtctttaaatcaataaatctgCACATGCATTGAATCCCCTGTTCATATGTGACACTGTAAACTCATTTCTACTACATTAACAGCTTTCTCAAGCGCAAATGTGAATGCAAGGTCCTGGGTCACGATGCACAGATAATAACAGCAGCCAggtcattttatatatttgtattaaatgATCATGAATTGAAAACTCTATATTAGCATTCTTTAACTTTTTatcagaggccaaaaaatggaatttgctcctgtttggttgtgtccatgttcagcattgagtgtcatgtcccactccacagtgatgtttaatatgaagctcatatgaaagtagactcTCAGAGCTTTAAGgctttgtagtgtttcataagtatttctgtttttagctaGCCTACTAGAggtaatatattcatagaaaagttccaaaataacaaaaacagtgGTTTTGttccccacacaaatgtttctaattTCAAAGTagatggtgatatcaaacccatttgaaggtgttatctttaaccactaaaattctgcgTAAGATTATCCCACGGagttaaaaacacatttctcaCACTTGTGGCCATAGAATAATTAGATGacttatactgattgaaaatgtgtTATCAATTTGTATAATCTGTCTCTGAATCTCTGAAGGTTATATCTGCTACACTTGATGCTAAGACTATGGCTTTAgctatgtgtgagagagaggattcTTGCTCTAGACAAGAATAGACTCGTTATTTCAGACTTCATTGTTTGTTCTTCCTTGCTGAGGTCTTGACCGAAAAATAGTACTTTATTTTGTGAATACTACACGCACTGACAGCGAACTCAAATCATCTTGTTTTtcaagttcacacacacacacacacacactccttgaATTGTTAGGCTTTAAATAGTGCCTGTTTAATGCAAATGCGTCTCATTCTGATGTAATATGTATAGCGTTTTTGTCATAACAGCTCATTCAGAGAGACTTGTACAGCATAATTTGAGCCAAATAATAAATGGATCTGTAAgttgtgttgttatttaatgAAGAAAATTGTCTGtccaatgtttatttaatatttagggaagcaatctccagtgtcagtgtaacagtgagttGGTTTTATGATTCAGGAAAGCTGATGAGTTTGCTaagctgaggagaaaaaaaggaagtttAGTGCAGGAATGACTGTTTGTAACCGCTTTAAAATAAGTGACAACAGAAAATAACTTCCACAACATTAAGTGTAGCTATAAacagatgtaaataaaaatatgactgGTCGTTCTTTAacggattaaaaaaaacaggaggaTTAGaactgtgacatcacaacaccagTGTGTTGACTGTTTTTATGTAAAAGCATGATTTATTAATAGTATAGGATCCTTAATTctgattaatacacacacacacataaaaaatacACGTCTTTGTGTAGGGTACCAACTGGTCTGGAGGATGTTTCCAAGTATCCCGACCTGGTAGCAGAACTGCTGAAACGCGGCTGGACAGACGACGAGGTCAAAGATGCTCTAGGAAGGAACCTGATACGCGTGTTCAAAGCTGTTGAAACGGTAAGACCAGagcacacacaccctcacacacttactttacTGCATCAACACATTGCTGCTTTCCCTTCATTGGCTTCATGCTGCTGCCTGCATACACTGGATTTAAATCACTGACGCTTTCCTGCAAAAACTAAAAAGCTCAAAGTCGCTTGAAAGCAGggcagataaaaaaaacaattatacaGTGCAATGGACAAATCTAGCAACACTCTACTTCCTGTGCCTTGGACACGCCACTAACAACAtcccagatagcaaaataggtctggtGTTAGTTCACGATTGTACTCTTAGATATACTTAAATATGTAAAGAGTTAAAGAGGAAATACCAGAAAAGAAAGTTGCCTAGCGTTCTGCACTTCATCCCAAATGCTAAAACACTTAGTAAAGCCACTAGACTGAAGTCTGACATGCACTGTATAAGTGTTAAGAGTGTCAACAACTCTGTGGTGTACACAGGAAGAGCATTATATggtgtaaaaaacaaaatgcatcaACAAACTCTAACTGTAGATCAGAGTGTCACTGACGCATATTTTTTGGatgtttatataatttaatagtTCATTTTGTGCCTTTCAGTCTGACTCTACAGTAATTGTGCATACTTCATTATGTAATTTTTGTATAGTTGGTAGTGACTGGTCATTTTTCTCTCAAACTCTCACTGACGTCTCAGGCAGTTGTTTAAATGGTAAAACACCATTTTATACATGTTGTATAAATCTTTAATGGGTGAAGAAAATGGAGCTATGGTGGAGTGAAATGAATAGGTTTTTAGCAAAAccataaaaatagaaaacaatatttttagTTTGAATTCAAGGCTGGCTTACTATACAGCGATTTAAAAAAAGACGCCAAACAGTGCCCTCTGCTGGTGAGATTTTATAActacaagagga from Hemibagrus wyckioides isolate EC202008001 linkage group LG10, SWU_Hwy_1.0, whole genome shotgun sequence carries:
- the dpep1 gene encoding dipeptidase 1 isoform X1; translation: MKLAPEIAASFTAALNYEKPPHPQAPGKLCAHSDKHRQTGKAVVKQDNRMRCLRDVCLVLLAFIFASRADIHREQALRLMSEAPLIDGHNDLPWQLWMKFNNQLNTVDLHQLNSTHTNIKKIKDGHLAAQFWAAYVPCDTQYKDAVRHTLEQIDIIHRMCNKYPEDFMFASSSQDILDAFANNKTASLIGVEGGHSIDSSMGTLRTMYQLGVRYLTLTHSCNTPWVDNWMVDTGSDPVEHNGLSEFGKRLIAEMNRMGMLVDLAHVSEQVMNEVLEISQAPIIFSHSSAYSICPHKRNVPDHILEKVRDKNGIVMVNFYNDYVTCSPQASLSHVADHFDHIKKIAGSSSVGFGGDYDGVTRVPTGLEDVSKYPDLVAELLKRGWTDDEVKDALGRNLIRVFKAVETVRDSLKTKSPDDVPIPLGQVQNPCRTDYGYPVQPNAAAVPSHRLYILLTLILFLLITKFM
- the dpep1 gene encoding dipeptidase 1 isoform X2, whose protein sequence is MRCLRDVCLVLLAFIFASRADIHREQALRLMSEAPLIDGHNDLPWQLWMKFNNQLNTVDLHQLNSTHTNIKKIKDGHLAAQFWAAYVPCDTQYKDAVRHTLEQIDIIHRMCNKYPEDFMFASSSQDILDAFANNKTASLIGVEGGHSIDSSMGTLRTMYQLGVRYLTLTHSCNTPWVDNWMVDTGSDPVEHNGLSEFGKRLIAEMNRMGMLVDLAHVSEQVMNEVLEISQAPIIFSHSSAYSICPHKRNVPDHILEKVRDKNGIVMVNFYNDYVTCSPQASLSHVADHFDHIKKIAGSSSVGFGGDYDGVTRVPTGLEDVSKYPDLVAELLKRGWTDDEVKDALGRNLIRVFKAVETVRDSLKTKSPDDVPIPLGQVQNPCRTDYGYPVQPNAAAVPSHRLYILLTLILFLLITKFM